AGCGTTCCGGCACGACTTTCCAGGGCATCCTGCTCCTGATCGGAAGCTGCCTTCCCGTTCTAGGTGCCGTCCTGCTCGCTCCCTCCCTGCCGAACCTCATGCAGGTTTTCGCGGCCACCCCCGGGGTGGCCGTCCTCGTGCCGATGATCCTGACGGTGCCCGCGCTCATGGTGGCCATCGTGGCTCCCATGGCGGGTGCCGTGGCTGACAAGGTGGGCCGCAAGCAGGTGCTGGTGGTGGCGATGATTGCTTACGCCGTGCTTGGTGTGGCGCCGTTCTTCATGGACAGCCTTGAGGCCATCGTCGTGACCAGGGTGGGCGTCGGCATCTGCGAGGGCTTCATCATGACGTGCTGCACCACGCTCCTGGGCGACTACTACTCGGCGCAGCGCCGCAACAAGTACCTTTCATTACAGACGGTTGTCACCACCATCAGCGCCACGGTCTTCCTGGCGGCCGGGGGTGCGCTGGGCTCACTGAGCTGGCGTGCGCCGTTCTGGTTGTACGCCATCAGCATTGTGATCGCCGTGCCGATGATGTTTGTTCTCTGGGAGCCAGTGAAGCAGCCCACCAAACACCTTCGCCAGGCGGTGCCCTGGAGCCTGATCATCAGGCCCGCCCTCGTGACTTTGTTCGGCGGCATCGTGTTCTACACCCTCGTCGTCCACCTGTCATTCCTGCTCGCCGGCCAAGGGCTGACGGACATCGGGGGTATCGGCATGATGGCAGCGCTGGCTTCGCTGGCTACAGCTGTAGGCGCCTTCTCCTTCCGCGCCGTCGGAAAATTCGGACCGCACCGGCTTATGCCGGTCGCCTTTGGTCTGACGGCCGTGGGATTCATTGTGATCTGGTTCGCGGGCAGTGTTCCCGCTGTCATGACGGGAGCCGTGCTCGCCAGCGCCGGCGCGGGCCTGTTGCTGCCGACACTGCTCACCTGGGCAGTGAATCTGCTGGCTCTCGAGGTCCGCGGTACGGGTACCGGCATCTGGACGAGCGCCCTCTGGATCGGCCAGTTCGTCTCACCGTTCATCATTGCGGCGCTCGGCGCGGCCGCCGGAGGGATGCAGGCCGCCGTCGGGATCCTGGGCATTGCTGCCGCAGTAGCCGCGGTCCTCAGCATCTTTGCGCCCGGAAAGTCCCAGCGGACGGCCACGGCCGCGCCCTCGGCCCTGGTGCACTGATGGCTGCAGGATTGAGTGCAGGGGCAGCACAAGAAGCCGTTCAGGCCGGGGTGTCCGCGGAACAAGAAGTACGACTTGCAGAGCAACTACGCTTCACGGCCCTGGTCAACGGAGACTTCGACGCCTTCGATGAGCTATGCGACGACCGCTTCATCTACACGCATTCGACCGGCCACCGGGACGGTAAGTCATCCTTTTCGGCGGCATGCCGGAACGGTCTGATCCGCTACCACCGGATCGACGCTACCGCTGAACAGATAGCGCTGACGGGCGACTGTGCCGTGGTTACCGGGACCATGGAGGCGGATTTATCCGTGTCTGGCATCCCACGTACGGTCCTGAATCTCTCGACCTCCGTGTGGGTTCGTGAGACCGGGGCCTGGAAGCTGTTGGCGTCGCAGTTGACGGCCATCCAGGCATAGCCCCGGGGCCGGTCTGCAGCTGGCGAGAAGTGTCTTCGGGCCGGAATCTCCGGCCGGAAGGCGCTTCTTCCTGTTTCCTGCGACCCATCAAATTTTGAATGCAGAAATAAATCATTGACATTGTCAAGGAATACGTTTCTAATTGAAGCAGTCAAGGGAGATGTGCATCACACGCAGGCTCCCTCGGATATCCGCCGCAAGGCGCAGTGCAAAGGAGCAGCATGAGCCTGTCAGGGAAAGTAGCAATCGTCACCGGAAGCGGCCGCGGCCTGGGCCTGGCCTACGCCCGGGAACTCGCCCGCCAGGGCGCCGCCGTCGTGATCAACGATGTGGATGCCGACGTGGCCGCTGACGCGGTCCGGACCATTGAGGCCGATGGCGGCCGCGCCGTCGCCGTCGTCGCCCCGGTCGGCAGCACCGAAGCCGCCCGGCAGCTCGTGCAAAAAGCGGTGGAGGCTTTCGGCCGGCTGGACATCCTGGTCACCAACGCCGGCATCCTGCGCGACAAGTCCCTGCTGAAGATGGCGGACGAGGACTTCGACCTCGTGATCAACGTCCACCTCAAGGGCACCTTCACCTGCGCCCGCGAAGCGTTCGCCTACTTCAAGGAAAACGGCATCGCCGGCCGCATCATCACCATCGGCTCGCCCACCGGCCAGCGCGGCAACTTCGGCCAGACCAACTACGCCGCCGCCAAGGCCGGGATCGTCGGCATGGTCCGCACCTGGGCGCTGGAAATGAAGAAGGCCGGCGTCACCGCCAACGCCGTCATCCCGGTGGCCGCCACCGCCATGACCAAGACCGTCCCGTACTTCCAGAAGGCCGTCGAAGCGGACGAACGCGGCGAGGCCATGCCGGCCTTCTTCCGCCACGACCTTGGCTTCGGAACCGCCGACGACGTCGCCGGACTCATTGCCTTCCTCGCCTCCGACGAAGCTGCCGGCATCACCGGCCAGGCGATCGGCGCCGGCGGGGACCGCCTGCAGCTCTGGACCCACCCCGAGGCTGCCGTCACCGAGTACCGCGAGGGCGGCTGGGGCTACAAGGACCTCGTGGAGGACTTCGGCGCGCTCTTCGGCGACAAGCTGCAAAGCGTCGGCGAGGAATTCCTGCCGCTTCCGGAAGAGCTCAAGCCCGAACCGGCGGAGGTCCGCTGACATGGCCTCCCAGCGCTACGAACTCGGCATCGATGCCGCAAAGCTCGACGCGATCGACATGCACGTCCACCTTGAGGTAGACGGTCACGGCCATGAATCCCTGCCGCCGGTATTGACTGAAGCGTCCGCCAAGTACTTCAAGTCCGAAGACCGGACCCCGTCGCTGGACCGGATCGCCGAAGTCTACCGGGGGCTGAACATGGCCGCCGTCGTCTTCACCGTGGATGCCCGCACCCAGCTCAAACACGAGCCCAACAGCATCGAGGAGCTCATCGCCGGTGCCGCCCGGAACAACGACGTGCTGATTCCCTTCGGCAGCGTGGACCCACGCACCGGCGCCGAGGCCATCCAGGGCGCCAAACACCAGGCCATCGACCTGGGTGCCCGCGGATTCAAGTTCCACCCGTCCCTGCAGGGCTTCGACCCCTCCAACGAACAGTTCTACCCGCTCTGGGAAACGCTGC
This DNA window, taken from Pseudarthrobacter sp. ATCC 49987, encodes the following:
- a CDS encoding MFS transporter produces the protein MAILPTPTGSIANGAAPASPERSGTTFQGILLLIGSCLPVLGAVLLAPSLPNLMQVFAATPGVAVLVPMILTVPALMVAIVAPMAGAVADKVGRKQVLVVAMIAYAVLGVAPFFMDSLEAIVVTRVGVGICEGFIMTCCTTLLGDYYSAQRRNKYLSLQTVVTTISATVFLAAGGALGSLSWRAPFWLYAISIVIAVPMMFVLWEPVKQPTKHLRQAVPWSLIIRPALVTLFGGIVFYTLVVHLSFLLAGQGLTDIGGIGMMAALASLATAVGAFSFRAVGKFGPHRLMPVAFGLTAVGFIVIWFAGSVPAVMTGAVLASAGAGLLLPTLLTWAVNLLALEVRGTGTGIWTSALWIGQFVSPFIIAALGAAAGGMQAAVGILGIAAAVAAVLSIFAPGKSQRTATAAPSALVH
- a CDS encoding nuclear transport factor 2 family protein is translated as MAAGLSAGAAQEAVQAGVSAEQEVRLAEQLRFTALVNGDFDAFDELCDDRFIYTHSTGHRDGKSSFSAACRNGLIRYHRIDATAEQIALTGDCAVVTGTMEADLSVSGIPRTVLNLSTSVWVRETGAWKLLASQLTAIQA
- a CDS encoding SDR family NAD(P)-dependent oxidoreductase; translation: MSLSGKVAIVTGSGRGLGLAYARELARQGAAVVINDVDADVAADAVRTIEADGGRAVAVVAPVGSTEAARQLVQKAVEAFGRLDILVTNAGILRDKSLLKMADEDFDLVINVHLKGTFTCAREAFAYFKENGIAGRIITIGSPTGQRGNFGQTNYAAAKAGIVGMVRTWALEMKKAGVTANAVIPVAATAMTKTVPYFQKAVEADERGEAMPAFFRHDLGFGTADDVAGLIAFLASDEAAGITGQAIGAGGDRLQLWTHPEAAVTEYREGGWGYKDLVEDFGALFGDKLQSVGEEFLPLPEELKPEPAEVR
- a CDS encoding amidohydrolase family protein, with the protein product MASQRYELGIDAAKLDAIDMHVHLEVDGHGHESLPPVLTEASAKYFKSEDRTPSLDRIAEVYRGLNMAAVVFTVDARTQLKHEPNSIEELIAGAARNNDVLIPFGSVDPRTGAEAIQGAKHQAIDLGARGFKFHPSLQGFDPSNEQFYPLWETLQELGLPAIFHTGQNGMGAGLPGGYGIKLGYSNPLLLDAVAADFPELQIIMAHPSVPWQDEANSIATHKSNVFIDLSGWSPKYFPDSLVKMANSVLQDKVLFGTDFPLITPQKWLAAFADLPLKDQVRPKILKDNAVRLLGLGG